In the Chroococcidiopsis sp. SAG 2025 genome, one interval contains:
- a CDS encoding SAM-dependent chlorinase/fluorinase — protein MNSNRILTLTSDFGFSDVYVGVMKGAIAQVNPNLTVIDITHEIPPQHLAAARFCLLDAYRYFPDGTVHVAVVDPGVGSNRRAIAIEFEHGFLVGPNNGIFSGVLSQSPAIAVVELTHAQYWRTPQLSKTFHGRDIFAPVGAHLASGVPLRELGRTIDLATLLHLDLPQLIYTSTEIIGCIQYIDRFGNLVTNIPGSDVENQTWTVRLGERIVPGCQTYSNVSPEEALALVGSHGWVEIAINCGNAQLQLQQHWGDRVEVVISER, from the coding sequence ATGAATTCAAACCGGATTTTGACTTTAACCAGTGATTTTGGCTTCAGTGACGTGTACGTAGGAGTCATGAAAGGCGCGATCGCCCAAGTTAACCCTAACCTGACAGTTATCGATATTACCCACGAGATCCCGCCCCAACATCTCGCTGCGGCTAGATTTTGCTTGTTGGATGCCTATCGCTATTTTCCAGATGGAACCGTGCATGTGGCTGTAGTCGATCCTGGGGTAGGTAGCAATAGACGCGCGATCGCCATAGAATTCGAGCATGGATTCTTAGTGGGACCAAATAATGGAATTTTTAGCGGCGTATTGAGTCAAAGCCCTGCGATCGCTGTTGTAGAACTGACTCATGCTCAATACTGGCGCACTCCCCAACTCTCAAAGACTTTTCACGGACGAGATATTTTTGCCCCAGTAGGGGCGCATCTTGCGAGTGGAGTTCCCTTAAGAGAATTGGGGAGAACGATCGATCTTGCTACGCTACTACACTTAGACTTACCCCAGTTAATCTATACTTCTACAGAAATAATTGGTTGCATCCAATATATCGATCGCTTTGGCAATTTAGTCACCAATATTCCTGGTAGCGACGTGGAAAATCAAACTTGGACAGTACGATTAGGCGAACGAATCGTCCCAGGGTGTCAAACCTACAGCAACGTCTCTCCTGAAGAGGCACTCGCCTTAGTTGGTAGTCACGGCTGGGTAGAAATTGCCATCAATTGCGGCAATGCCCAGTTACAATTGCAGCAGCATTGGGGAGATAGAGTAGAAGTGGTTATTAGTGAGAGGTAA